In Spirosoma aureum, a single genomic region encodes these proteins:
- a CDS encoding helix-turn-helix domain-containing protein: MALPKPEHPLISVLNFEAIKRLSDGKPTSIIHDFYSIALKRNFNGKMKYGQQEYDFDEGVLIFISPGQVFTIEANEELQHSGWLLLVNPDFLWNTPLAKLIKQYEYFSYSVHEALHLSEKEEAIITGIIKNIEQEYHSPIDGFSQAVIIAQLELLLTYADRFYHRQFITRKITNHKLLNRLEVILADYFNSNDLAEKGLPTVQYIADLLNVSPNYLSVLLKVLTGQSTQQHIHDKLIEKAKEKLSTTDLTVSEIAYELGFEHSQSFSSLFKSKTNCSPLEFRNSFN; encoded by the coding sequence ATGGCTTTGCCGAAGCCGGAGCATCCATTAATTAGCGTACTGAATTTTGAAGCGATAAAGCGTTTATCGGACGGTAAGCCAACAAGCATTATTCATGATTTTTATTCCATCGCGCTTAAACGAAATTTTAACGGCAAGATGAAATATGGTCAGCAGGAATATGATTTTGATGAGGGAGTACTAATTTTCATTTCGCCCGGTCAGGTTTTTACCATCGAGGCAAATGAAGAACTGCAACATTCGGGCTGGTTGTTACTCGTTAATCCTGATTTTTTGTGGAATACGCCTTTAGCCAAACTAATAAAACAATACGAATATTTTAGTTATTCGGTACATGAAGCCCTGCATCTTTCAGAAAAAGAAGAAGCAATAATTACGGGAATAATAAAAAATATTGAACAGGAATATCATTCACCCATCGATGGATTTAGTCAGGCCGTAATTATTGCACAGCTTGAATTATTACTGACCTATGCTGATCGATTTTACCATCGCCAGTTCATAACCCGAAAAATTACGAACCATAAGCTCCTAAATCGATTGGAAGTTATTCTTGCCGACTATTTTAATAGTAATGATTTAGCGGAAAAAGGATTACCAACGGTTCAATACATTGCCGACTTGTTAAATGTATCGCCTAATTATTTGAGCGTATTATTAAAAGTATTGACGGGCCAAAGCACCCAGCAGCATATACACGATAAATTGATCGAAAAGGCGAAAGAAAAACTGTCGACTACCGACCTGACCGTAAGTGAAATCGCTTATGAATTAGGCTTTGAACATTCGCAGTCTTTTAGCAGCTTATTCAAGAGCAAAACCAATTGTTCGCCGTTGGAATTCCGAAATTCTTTTAATTAA
- a CDS encoding winged helix-turn-helix transcriptional regulator, with protein sequence MILTEGKTKQIDCIEQMLPIRDALDVISGKWKVLILTSIMHGNRRFTEIQTSIPKINPKVLSKELKDMEEHQLIKRIVHDDHPVLIEYIATDYSRSLKKVMMELHSWGVNHRKQLLGK encoded by the coding sequence ATGATTTTAACAGAGGGCAAAACGAAACAAATCGATTGTATAGAACAGATGCTTCCGATCCGTGATGCGCTGGATGTTATAAGTGGCAAGTGGAAAGTATTGATTTTAACGTCGATTATGCATGGCAATCGGCGTTTTACGGAAATACAGACAAGCATTCCCAAAATCAATCCCAAGGTTCTATCCAAAGAATTGAAAGACATGGAAGAACATCAGCTGATCAAGCGAATCGTTCATGACGATCACCCTGTTTTAATTGAATATATCGCTACGGATTATTCCCGTTCGCTGAAGAAGGTCATGATGGAACTGCATAGCTGGGGTGTTAATCACCGCAAACAATTGCTGGGGAAATAA
- a CDS encoding DoxX family protein: MVSQQKKSTKLQMALWAAQILLALSFIGSGLFKLVTPVSTLADMWPWAGEYPNLLRFTGTLDLCGGIGVILPAFIRKPGLIVWAASGLVTLMVCAIVFHLSRGEAANTPFNFVMLGLALFVFWGRRMSRW; the protein is encoded by the coding sequence ATGGTAAGTCAACAAAAAAAGTCAACAAAACTGCAAATGGCCTTATGGGCCGCTCAGATACTTCTTGCACTTTCCTTTATTGGATCGGGGCTTTTTAAATTGGTTACGCCTGTTTCTACGCTTGCCGACATGTGGCCCTGGGCGGGAGAATACCCGAACCTGCTTCGTTTCACGGGTACCCTCGATCTGTGTGGTGGGATCGGCGTCATTTTGCCCGCCTTTATCCGTAAACCAGGATTGATTGTATGGGCAGCATCGGGTTTAGTGACGCTTATGGTGTGCGCCATTGTCTTTCATTTGTCTCGGGGAGAGGCAGCCAACACGCCGTTCAATTTTGTCATGCTGGGGCTCGCCCTGTTCGTTTTCTGGGGGCGACGTATGAGTCGTTGGTAA
- a CDS encoding FG-GAP repeat domain-containing protein: protein MTRIDLNSRHLLSGLLLFGWITNAYSQDKSLFKVRQQQAANTTANAPDSKSIVLSDDFKKTEITRDFISEGVAVADLNKDGRMDIVAGYYWFEAPSWKRHEMAPSRVYDPRKEYSDSFLNMGMDVNQDGWDDVVIVDFPGKPGFWFENPKNQPGQWKKHALDDSVGIANESPGFIDIDGDGRLDILCGDKAKKQIVWLKAPEKQGETAWKRFALSRENVPGTEIFSHGIGYGDVNKDGFNDVVVREGWFEGTADKKSGNWVFHPTNLGEPCSHMQVLDVNGDGKNDVVSASAHALGVWWHEQVVDEQGKLNFKTHLMSNTTAQTHSSIMADLNGDGRKDYITGKRFLAHHGRDPGDSDPAILMWFEFIPGREPYYKEHVIDNDSGAGLNIVAQDMNGDKKTDIVVANKNGVFLFENKMKK from the coding sequence ATGACAAGAATAGACCTGAATAGCCGACATTTGCTGAGCGGCCTACTCCTTTTCGGCTGGATTACAAACGCGTATAGTCAGGATAAATCCCTGTTTAAAGTACGCCAGCAGCAGGCCGCCAATACAACCGCAAACGCCCCTGATTCAAAGTCCATCGTGCTGTCTGATGACTTTAAAAAGACAGAAATAACGAGAGATTTCATTTCCGAAGGAGTAGCCGTCGCTGATCTGAACAAGGATGGGCGAATGGACATTGTTGCCGGTTATTATTGGTTTGAAGCGCCCAGCTGGAAACGCCACGAGATGGCGCCTTCCCGCGTCTATGACCCTCGAAAGGAGTATAGTGATTCGTTCCTGAATATGGGAATGGATGTGAATCAGGATGGATGGGATGACGTCGTCATTGTTGATTTCCCCGGAAAACCTGGCTTCTGGTTCGAGAATCCCAAAAACCAACCGGGCCAATGGAAAAAACACGCCCTCGACGATTCCGTTGGCATCGCCAATGAGTCGCCGGGCTTTATTGATATTGATGGCGATGGCCGACTCGATATTCTTTGCGGAGATAAGGCGAAGAAACAGATTGTATGGCTAAAAGCGCCCGAAAAACAAGGTGAAACCGCCTGGAAACGTTTCGCCCTAAGCCGGGAGAACGTACCCGGAACCGAGATCTTTTCGCATGGAATTGGGTATGGTGATGTGAATAAGGACGGGTTTAATGATGTAGTGGTTCGTGAAGGTTGGTTTGAAGGAACAGCTGATAAAAAATCTGGCAACTGGGTATTCCATCCGACAAACCTGGGCGAACCCTGTTCCCACATGCAGGTACTGGATGTGAATGGCGACGGGAAAAACGACGTCGTAAGTGCATCGGCCCATGCATTGGGTGTCTGGTGGCATGAGCAGGTAGTCGATGAGCAGGGTAAGCTTAATTTCAAAACCCACTTAATGAGTAACACTACGGCCCAGACTCATTCGTCGATCATGGCTGATCTGAACGGAGATGGTCGTAAGGATTACATAACCGGAAAGCGATTTCTGGCTCACCACGGTCGTGACCCCGGCGACAGTGACCCGGCCATTCTCATGTGGTTCGAGTTTATACCGGGTAGAGAGCCTTATTATAAAGAGCATGTGATCGACAACGATTCGGGTGCGGGGCTCAATATTGTTGCGCAGGACATGAACGGTGACAAGAAAACCGACATTGTTGTGGCCAATAAAAATGGCGTTTTCCTATTTGAGAATAAGATGAAGAAATAG
- a CDS encoding PVC-type heme-binding CxxCH protein, with translation MNKFWLLMPFLISTLILPVMDSVAQSSQTKVVQDTAKVDRDYTLEATMLGFFAKDGSRNPILKANKGDLVRITIINGELMTHDIALEKLGLKSKTLQEKGTRTSISFKADKSDTYYCTVPGHRAAGMVGNFEVVEGSITAATVAGQTPMKNGQPLNLNFETGTLKDWTATGDAFTSPLFAQDDPSPVHEKDMHIGFDGKYFLSSGGTTNYKQTGTLTSVPFTVTQPFAAFKVSGGALQDTRVELVLAGTDKVIFHSTGQGRATLQPVIADLQPYLNQDIFIRIVDNETGISQIPYIPNDKWAHINFDDFQFYATRPNFPNELKQKDIIILPPLDPVLNAGLSGIKAAQAMTPPKGFKITLAAAEPDIVKPICFTLDARGRLWVVESHTYPVPAPEGQGRDRILIFEDTNGDGTLDSRKVFAEGLNLVSGIEVGMGGVWLGAAPYLLFIPADFKNDKPTGPPQKLLDGWGTQDTHEVLNSLRWGPDGWLYGTHGVFTHSNVGKPGAPDSERLKLNAGVWRYHPTNHQFELFAEGTSNPWGLDFNDYGHAFVTACVIPHMYHMIQGGRYFRQAGKHFNPYTYDDIKTHADHVHWVGERGPHAGNFRSASAGGGHAHSGAMIYLGNSWPQEYRNDIFMNNINGSRFNQDHPTRSGSGYMVTHKPDFMAMNDSWSQWLNFKYDPSGSVYAIDWYDKNQCHSPNPDVHDKTMGRIFKITHENDKWVQVDLAKASDMDLVNYQLNPNEWYVRQARTILQERGPNKKVHKALKEILTKNPDATRKLRALWALHVTKGLTDKELTDLLANENEYVRSWAIQLLAEDKSVSPETLKQFVTMAQNDNSALVRLYLASAMLRLEPAQRWDVLDALVQKAEDKDDHNLPLMLWYAAEPLAAIDMKRALELAQKSKMPKHLPYTIQRVAAIGTEDSKKVLKELNNRVGKLDHSHESHEIQALIAKVLEE, from the coding sequence ATGAACAAGTTCTGGTTGCTCATGCCCTTCCTAATTAGTACCCTTATACTACCTGTAATGGATAGTGTAGCCCAATCTTCCCAAACCAAAGTCGTTCAGGACACGGCGAAAGTTGATCGTGATTATACTCTTGAAGCGACCATGCTGGGCTTTTTTGCCAAAGATGGCTCCCGTAACCCTATCTTAAAAGCCAATAAAGGCGATCTGGTCCGCATTACGATCATCAACGGCGAACTGATGACGCATGATATTGCGCTGGAAAAACTCGGACTTAAAAGTAAGACCCTTCAGGAAAAAGGAACGCGAACCAGCATCTCGTTCAAGGCCGATAAAAGCGATACGTATTACTGTACTGTTCCCGGACACCGGGCAGCAGGCATGGTTGGAAATTTTGAGGTGGTCGAAGGGTCGATCACGGCGGCTACGGTTGCCGGTCAGACACCAATGAAAAATGGGCAACCCCTGAACCTGAATTTCGAAACGGGAACATTAAAGGATTGGACGGCCACCGGAGATGCCTTTACCAGTCCGCTTTTCGCTCAGGATGACCCATCCCCCGTTCATGAAAAAGACATGCACATCGGCTTTGACGGAAAATATTTCCTGAGCAGCGGAGGAACCACCAACTACAAACAGACTGGAACCTTAACGTCTGTTCCCTTCACCGTAACCCAGCCGTTTGCCGCTTTTAAAGTTTCGGGCGGTGCCTTGCAGGATACGCGGGTAGAACTCGTGCTGGCCGGGACAGATAAAGTCATTTTTCATAGCACCGGGCAAGGTCGAGCGACCCTTCAACCGGTCATTGCTGATCTGCAACCATATTTAAATCAGGATATCTTTATCCGCATCGTCGATAATGAGACGGGGATTTCGCAGATTCCGTACATTCCGAATGATAAATGGGCACACATCAATTTCGATGATTTTCAGTTTTACGCCACTCGCCCAAATTTTCCGAACGAGCTGAAACAAAAGGACATCATCATCTTGCCACCGCTGGACCCCGTCCTGAATGCAGGTCTTTCTGGAATCAAGGCGGCTCAGGCGATGACACCGCCCAAAGGGTTTAAAATCACACTGGCAGCCGCCGAACCCGATATTGTCAAACCGATTTGTTTCACGCTCGATGCACGGGGCAGGCTTTGGGTCGTTGAATCCCATACTTATCCAGTGCCGGCCCCGGAAGGTCAGGGGCGGGACCGTATTCTGATTTTTGAGGATACAAATGGCGACGGTACGCTCGACAGCCGGAAAGTCTTTGCGGAGGGGTTAAACCTCGTGAGCGGTATTGAGGTTGGCATGGGTGGTGTATGGCTCGGTGCGGCACCCTATCTGTTGTTTATTCCGGCCGATTTCAAAAATGATAAGCCGACTGGACCTCCTCAAAAACTTCTCGATGGCTGGGGCACTCAGGATACCCATGAAGTTCTGAATAGCCTGCGGTGGGGGCCAGATGGCTGGCTTTATGGCACACACGGCGTATTTACCCATTCAAACGTAGGTAAGCCGGGGGCTCCAGACTCCGAACGGTTGAAGCTGAACGCCGGGGTCTGGCGGTACCATCCAACGAACCACCAGTTCGAACTATTTGCGGAAGGTACCAGTAATCCCTGGGGGCTGGATTTCAACGACTATGGTCATGCGTTCGTCACGGCCTGCGTGATCCCGCACATGTACCACATGATTCAGGGAGGGCGTTATTTCCGGCAGGCAGGGAAACATTTCAATCCGTACACCTACGACGATATCAAAACCCATGCCGACCACGTACACTGGGTGGGCGAACGCGGCCCGCATGCGGGTAATTTCCGGTCGGCCTCTGCAGGCGGTGGCCATGCTCATTCCGGGGCTATGATCTATCTCGGCAATAGCTGGCCCCAGGAATACCGAAATGATATTTTCATGAATAACATCAACGGCTCCCGGTTCAATCAGGATCATCCGACCCGGTCCGGATCGGGTTATATGGTCACCCACAAACCGGATTTCATGGCGATGAATGACTCCTGGTCGCAGTGGCTGAATTTCAAGTACGACCCAAGCGGTTCGGTTTATGCCATCGACTGGTACGATAAGAACCAATGCCACAGCCCCAATCCTGATGTACATGACAAAACCATGGGCCGAATCTTCAAGATTACCCATGAGAATGATAAATGGGTACAGGTCGATTTAGCTAAGGCATCGGATATGGACCTGGTCAATTATCAGTTGAACCCCAACGAATGGTATGTACGACAAGCCCGAACGATTTTACAGGAACGCGGACCCAATAAAAAGGTACATAAAGCCCTGAAAGAAATCCTTACTAAAAATCCAGATGCTACCCGAAAACTACGAGCACTCTGGGCGCTGCATGTCACAAAGGGACTCACCGACAAGGAGTTGACCGATTTACTGGCGAATGAAAATGAATATGTCAGAAGCTGGGCCATTCAGCTACTGGCCGAAGACAAAAGCGTTTCTCCCGAAACGTTAAAACAGTTTGTTACCATGGCTCAGAACGATAATTCGGCACTGGTTCGGCTTTATCTGGCATCGGCCATGCTGAGGCTGGAACCAGCACAACGCTGGGATGTACTGGACGCGCTCGTTCAAAAAGCGGAAGACAAGGATGATCATAACCTGCCTTTGATGCTATGGTATGCCGCCGAACCACTGGCCGCTATCGATATGAAGCGAGCGCTGGAACTGGCGCAAAAATCCAAAATGCCGAAGCATCTTCCCTACACCATTCAGCGCGTTGCGGCAATCGGTACGGAGGATTCTAAAAAAGTCCTGAAAGAATTGAATAACCGGGTCGGCAAACTGGATCATTCACACGAAAGCCATGAAATTCAGGCGTTGATTGCCAAAGTACTGGAAGAGTAA
- a CDS encoding 3-keto-disaccharide hydrolase, with amino-acid sequence MQTGQSPQNRNRIDARWKYLLPVTSNRFLTLLLILLFQVVNGVQSSAQSLPKTESLFDGKTLAGWKTVDPAHSNLWFVKDSVIRSGDGVKKIPENTYLYTLKEYGDFEFRCLFRLSGNPSTGMINSGIQYRSVLEGGKIVGYQADIGNGYWGDIYDEHRRGKLVGGDLKTLKRILKEDGWNSYIIRCKGNRHELYINGIKTCDYTEQDSKIPSKGVIAVQIHSGGVAQVEFRDLTISEL; translated from the coding sequence ATGCAAACTGGACAATCACCCCAAAACAGGAACCGGATCGACGCCCGCTGGAAGTATCTGCTTCCTGTCACATCGAACCGGTTTCTGACCCTGCTCCTCATTTTACTTTTTCAGGTTGTCAATGGAGTACAGTCTTCTGCCCAATCACTTCCCAAAACGGAATCCTTATTTGACGGAAAAACCCTGGCTGGCTGGAAGACCGTTGATCCCGCTCACTCCAACCTGTGGTTTGTAAAAGATAGTGTGATCAGAAGTGGGGACGGTGTAAAAAAGATACCAGAGAATACATACCTGTATACCCTGAAAGAGTATGGTGATTTTGAATTTCGCTGCCTGTTTCGGCTGTCAGGCAACCCGTCAACGGGGATGATCAACAGCGGAATTCAATACCGATCGGTCCTTGAAGGTGGTAAAATAGTGGGTTATCAGGCTGACATCGGCAATGGGTATTGGGGCGATATTTATGATGAACACCGGCGGGGTAAACTGGTTGGTGGCGATTTGAAAACCCTTAAGCGTATCCTTAAAGAAGATGGCTGGAATAGTTACATCATCCGCTGTAAAGGCAATCGGCACGAACTGTATATCAATGGCATAAAAACCTGTGATTATACGGAGCAGGATAGCAAAATTCCATCCAAGGGTGTTATCGCCGTTCAGATTCACAGCGGGGGTGTTGCCCAGGTTGAATTCAGAGACCTGACCATATCCGAGCTTTAA
- a CDS encoding beta-propeller domain-containing protein: protein MSLAVGAQVAQLPGKGLSQHPFLYAGEWDYRNPMQMLWVVRDGKVAWSYGIPIKAPNGELQELGDAHMLSNGNILFSRKVGASEITPDKKIVWNYEAPPKCEIHTSQPIGKDRVMLMQNGNPAKLLIINKVTDKTEKELIIPTGRPDSPHGQFRHVRMTRAGTFLVAHMEGRVVEYDSTGKVLWSVDVPSPWAAVRLKNGNTMISGDASRYAREVNPKGETVWEFTQKDLPGIPLFNVQEVNRLANGNTVICSWCANGIKDAKDWPGSVQVFEVTPDKKIVWALSSWQAPADLGPASAIQLLDEPGIVENGDLQR from the coding sequence ATGAGCCTTGCAGTCGGCGCACAGGTGGCCCAACTGCCTGGCAAAGGACTAAGTCAGCATCCGTTTTTATACGCCGGAGAATGGGATTATCGCAATCCGATGCAAATGCTCTGGGTTGTGCGGGATGGTAAAGTTGCGTGGTCGTATGGTATCCCGATCAAGGCACCTAATGGCGAGCTACAGGAACTGGGCGATGCACATATGCTTTCGAATGGCAACATCCTCTTCTCCCGAAAAGTAGGAGCCAGCGAAATTACGCCCGATAAAAAAATAGTCTGGAACTACGAGGCACCGCCAAAATGTGAAATCCATACATCGCAGCCCATTGGTAAAGATCGGGTTATGTTGATGCAGAATGGCAATCCGGCAAAGCTATTGATCATCAATAAAGTGACGGATAAAACCGAAAAAGAACTGATCATTCCGACCGGCAGACCCGACAGTCCGCATGGACAGTTTCGCCACGTCCGTATGACTAGAGCAGGTACATTTCTGGTGGCGCATATGGAGGGAAGAGTCGTGGAATATGATTCGACGGGTAAGGTGCTCTGGTCGGTGGATGTGCCTTCACCCTGGGCCGCTGTTCGGCTTAAAAATGGGAACACAATGATCAGTGGTGATGCGAGCCGCTATGCCCGGGAAGTGAATCCCAAAGGCGAAACGGTTTGGGAGTTTACTCAGAAAGACCTGCCCGGCATTCCCTTGTTCAATGTGCAGGAGGTAAATCGGCTGGCCAATGGCAACACTGTAATTTGCAGTTGGTGCGCCAATGGTATAAAAGACGCCAAAGACTGGCCGGGTTCTGTTCAGGTTTTTGAAGTAACGCCCGATAAAAAAATCGTTTGGGCGTTGAGTTCCTGGCAGGCTCCTGCCGATCTGGGGCCTGCATCAGCCATTCAACTGCTCGACGAGCCGGGCATTGTCGAAAACGGCGATTTACAGCGTTAG